One Drosophila santomea strain STO CAGO 1482 chromosome X, Prin_Dsan_1.1, whole genome shotgun sequence DNA segment encodes these proteins:
- the LOC120455489 gene encoding moesin/ezrin/radixin homolog 1 isoform X2: MVVVSDSRVRLPRYGGVSVKRKTLNVRVTTMDAELEFAIQSTTTGKQLFDQVVKTIGLREVWFFGLQYTDSKGDSTWIKLYKKPESPAIKTIKYLKRVKKYVDKKTADSNGVTHSETSEEDDDADDMTGSMPFSTWVMNQDVKKENPLQFRFRAKFYPEDVAEELIQDITLRLFYLQVKNAILTDEIYCPPETSVLLASYAVQARHGDHNKTTHTAGFLANDRLLPQRVIDQHKMSKDEWEQSIMTWWQEHRSMLREDAMMEYLKIAQDLEMYGVNYFEIRNKKGTDLWLGVDALGLNIYEQDDRLTPKIGFPWSEIRNISFSEKKFIIKPIDKKAPDFMFFAPRVRINKRILALCMGNHELYMRRRKPDTIDVQQMKAQAREEKNAKQQEREKLQLALAARERAEKKQQEYEDRLKQMQEDMERSQRDLLEAQDMIRRLEEQLKQLQAAKDELELRQKELQAMLQRLEEAKNMEAVEKLKLEEEIMAKQMEVQRIQDEVNAKDEETKRLQDEVEDARRKQAEAAAALLAASTTPQHHHVAEDENENEEELTNGDAGGDVSRDLDTDEHIKDPIEDRRTLAERNERLHDQLKALKQDLAQSRDETKETANDKIHRENVRQGRDKYKTLREIRKGNTKRRVDQFENM; this comes from the exons ATGGTCGTCGTCTCCGACAGCCGCGTCCGTTTGCCGCGTTACGGCGGAGTCAGCGTCAAACGGAAAACG CTAAATGTGCGCGTCACGACAATGGACGCGGAACTTGAGTTCGCCATCCAGTCGACGACGACGGGCAAACAATTGTTTGACCAGGTGGTGAAGACGATCGGCCTGCGAGAGGTTTGGTTCTTCGGACTCCAGTACACCGACTCCAAGGGCGACTCCACATGGATCAAGCTGTACAAAAAG CCCGAATCGCCGGCCATAAAgaccataaaatatttaaagcgtGTGAAGAAGTATGTGGACAAAAAGACAGCCGACAGCAATGGAGTAACTCATTCAGAGACGAGCGAAGAGGATGACGACGCCGATGATATG ACTGGATCAATGCCGTTCTCGACATGG GTGATGAACCAGGATGTGAAGAAGGAGAACCCCTTGCAGTTTAGATTCCGTGCCAAATTCTATCCCGAGGATGTGGCCGAGGAGCTGATCCAGGACATTACCCTGCGTCTGTTCTACCTGCAGGTGAAGAATGCCATACTGACCGACGAGATCTACTGTCCGCCAGAGACATCCGTGCTGCTCGCCTCGTACGCCGTCCAGGCGCGTCACGGTGACCACAACAAGACCACCCACACAGCCGGCTTCCTGGCCAACGATCGCCTGCTGCCGCAGCGCGTCATCGACCAGCACAAGATGTCCAAGGACGAGTGGGAGCAGTCGATCATGACCTGGTGGCAGGAGCATCGCAGCATGCTGCGCGAGGACGCCATGATGGAGTATCTGAAGATCGCCCAGGACCTGGAGATGTATGGCGTCAACTACTTTGAGATCCGCAACAAGAAGGGCACGGATCTTTGGCTGGGCGTGGACGCACTCGGTCTGAACATTTACGAGCAAGACGACAGGCTGACGCCGAAGATTGGTTTCCCGTGGTCCGAGATCCGCAACATCTCCTTCTCGGAAAAGAAGTTCATCATCAAGCCGATCGACAAGAAGGCCCCGGACTTTATGTTCTTTGCCCCACGTGTCCGCATCAACAAGCGCATCTTGGCCCTCTGCATGGGCAACCACGAACTGTACATGCGTCGCCGCAAGCCGGACACCATCGATGTGCAGCAGATGAAGGCGCAGGCGCGCGAGGAGAAGAATGCCAAACAGCAGGAACG TGAGAAGCTGCAGCTGGCGCTGGCCGCACGCGAACGCGCTGAAAAGAAGCAGCAGGAGTACGAGGATCGGCTGAAGCAGATGCAGGAGGACATGGAGCGTTCGCAGCGCGACCTGCTTGAGGCCCAGGACATGATCCGCCggctggaggagcagctgaagcAGCTGCAGGCCGCCAAGGATGAGCTGGAGCTGCGCCAGAAGGAGCTGCAGGCGATGCTGCAGCGCCTCGAGGAGGCCAAGAACATGGAGGCCGTCGAGAAGCTCAAGCTCGAGGAGGAGATCATGGCCAAGCAGATGGAGGTGCAGCGCATCCAGGACGAGGTCAACGCCAAGGACGAGGAGACAAAGCGTCTGCAGGACGAGGTGGAAGATGCCCGACGCAAGCAG gCTGAAGCCGCTGCCGCTCTGCTGGCCGCATCGACAACGCCGCAGCACCACCACGTGGCCGAGGATGAGAACGAAAACGAGGAGGAGCTGACGAACGGCGACGCCGGTGGCGATGTGTCACGTGACCTGGACACCGACGAGCATATCAAGGACCCCATCGAGGACAGACGCACGCTGGCCGAGCGCAACGAGCGCTTGCACGATCAGCTTAAG GCTCTGAAACAAGATCTGGCGCAGTCTCGCGACGAGACGAAAGAGACGGCAAACGACAAGATCCATCGCGAGAACGTTCGCCAGGGACGTGACAAGTACAAGACGCTCCGCGAGATCCGCAAGGGCAACACAAAGCGTCGCGTCGATCAGTTCGAGAACATGTAA
- the LOC120455489 gene encoding moesin/ezrin/radixin homolog 1 isoform X4 — translation MVVVSDSRVRLPRYGGVSVKRKTLNVRVTTMDAELEFAIQSTTTGKQLFDQVVKTIGLREVWFFGLQYTDSKGDSTWIKLYKKVMNQDVKKENPLQFRFRAKFYPEDVAEELIQDITLRLFYLQVKNAILTDEIYCPPETSVLLASYAVQARHGDHNKTTHTAGFLANDRLLPQRVIDQHKMSKDEWEQSIMTWWQEHRSMLREDAMMEYLKIAQDLEMYGVNYFEIRNKKGTDLWLGVDALGLNIYEQDDRLTPKIGFPWSEIRNISFSEKKFIIKPIDKKAPDFMFFAPRVRINKRILALCMGNHELYMRRRKPDTIDVQQMKAQAREEKNAKQQEREKLQLALAARERAEKKQQEYEDRLKQMQEDMERSQRDLLEAQDMIRRLEEQLKQLQAAKDELELRQKELQAMLQRLEEAKNMEAVEKLKLEEEIMAKQMEVQRIQDEVNAKDEETKRLQDEVEDARRKQVIAAEAAAALLAASTTPQHHHVAEDENENEEELTNGDAGGDVSRDLDTDEHIKDPIEDRRTLAERNERLHDQLKALKQDLAQSRDETKETANDKIHRENVRQGRDKYKTLREIRKGNTKRRVDQFENM, via the exons ATGGTCGTCGTCTCCGACAGCCGCGTCCGTTTGCCGCGTTACGGCGGAGTCAGCGTCAAACGGAAAACG CTAAATGTGCGCGTCACGACAATGGACGCGGAACTTGAGTTCGCCATCCAGTCGACGACGACGGGCAAACAATTGTTTGACCAGGTGGTGAAGACGATCGGCCTGCGAGAGGTTTGGTTCTTCGGACTCCAGTACACCGACTCCAAGGGCGACTCCACATGGATCAAGCTGTACAAAAAG GTGATGAACCAGGATGTGAAGAAGGAGAACCCCTTGCAGTTTAGATTCCGTGCCAAATTCTATCCCGAGGATGTGGCCGAGGAGCTGATCCAGGACATTACCCTGCGTCTGTTCTACCTGCAGGTGAAGAATGCCATACTGACCGACGAGATCTACTGTCCGCCAGAGACATCCGTGCTGCTCGCCTCGTACGCCGTCCAGGCGCGTCACGGTGACCACAACAAGACCACCCACACAGCCGGCTTCCTGGCCAACGATCGCCTGCTGCCGCAGCGCGTCATCGACCAGCACAAGATGTCCAAGGACGAGTGGGAGCAGTCGATCATGACCTGGTGGCAGGAGCATCGCAGCATGCTGCGCGAGGACGCCATGATGGAGTATCTGAAGATCGCCCAGGACCTGGAGATGTATGGCGTCAACTACTTTGAGATCCGCAACAAGAAGGGCACGGATCTTTGGCTGGGCGTGGACGCACTCGGTCTGAACATTTACGAGCAAGACGACAGGCTGACGCCGAAGATTGGTTTCCCGTGGTCCGAGATCCGCAACATCTCCTTCTCGGAAAAGAAGTTCATCATCAAGCCGATCGACAAGAAGGCCCCGGACTTTATGTTCTTTGCCCCACGTGTCCGCATCAACAAGCGCATCTTGGCCCTCTGCATGGGCAACCACGAACTGTACATGCGTCGCCGCAAGCCGGACACCATCGATGTGCAGCAGATGAAGGCGCAGGCGCGCGAGGAGAAGAATGCCAAACAGCAGGAACG TGAGAAGCTGCAGCTGGCGCTGGCCGCACGCGAACGCGCTGAAAAGAAGCAGCAGGAGTACGAGGATCGGCTGAAGCAGATGCAGGAGGACATGGAGCGTTCGCAGCGCGACCTGCTTGAGGCCCAGGACATGATCCGCCggctggaggagcagctgaagcAGCTGCAGGCCGCCAAGGATGAGCTGGAGCTGCGCCAGAAGGAGCTGCAGGCGATGCTGCAGCGCCTCGAGGAGGCCAAGAACATGGAGGCCGTCGAGAAGCTCAAGCTCGAGGAGGAGATCATGGCCAAGCAGATGGAGGTGCAGCGCATCCAGGACGAGGTCAACGCCAAGGACGAGGAGACAAAGCGTCTGCAGGACGAGGTGGAAGATGCCCGACGCAAGCAGGTCATTGCG gCTGAAGCCGCTGCCGCTCTGCTGGCCGCATCGACAACGCCGCAGCACCACCACGTGGCCGAGGATGAGAACGAAAACGAGGAGGAGCTGACGAACGGCGACGCCGGTGGCGATGTGTCACGTGACCTGGACACCGACGAGCATATCAAGGACCCCATCGAGGACAGACGCACGCTGGCCGAGCGCAACGAGCGCTTGCACGATCAGCTTAAG GCTCTGAAACAAGATCTGGCGCAGTCTCGCGACGAGACGAAAGAGACGGCAAACGACAAGATCCATCGCGAGAACGTTCGCCAGGGACGTGACAAGTACAAGACGCTCCGCGAGATCCGCAAGGGCAACACAAAGCGTCGCGTCGATCAGTTCGAGAACATGTAA
- the LOC120455489 gene encoding moesin/ezrin/radixin homolog 1 isoform X5 yields the protein MVVVSDSRVRLPRYGGVSVKRKTLNVRVTTMDAELEFAIQSTTTGKQLFDQVVKTIGLREVWFFGLQYTDSKGDSTWIKLYKKVMNQDVKKENPLQFRFRAKFYPEDVAEELIQDITLRLFYLQVKNAILTDEIYCPPETSVLLASYAVQARHGDHNKTTHTAGFLANDRLLPQRVIDQHKMSKDEWEQSIMTWWQEHRSMLREDAMMEYLKIAQDLEMYGVNYFEIRNKKGTDLWLGVDALGLNIYEQDDRLTPKIGFPWSEIRNISFSEKKFIIKPIDKKAPDFMFFAPRVRINKRILALCMGNHELYMRRRKPDTIDVQQMKAQAREEKNAKQQEREKLQLALAARERAEKKQQEYEDRLKQMQEDMERSQRDLLEAQDMIRRLEEQLKQLQAAKDELELRQKELQAMLQRLEEAKNMEAVEKLKLEEEIMAKQMEVQRIQDEVNAKDEETKRLQDEVEDARRKQAEAAAALLAASTTPQHHHVAEDENENEEELTNGDAGGDVSRDLDTDEHIKDPIEDRRTLAERNERLHDQLKALKQDLAQSRDETKETANDKIHRENVRQGRDKYKTLREIRKGNTKRRVDQFENM from the exons ATGGTCGTCGTCTCCGACAGCCGCGTCCGTTTGCCGCGTTACGGCGGAGTCAGCGTCAAACGGAAAACG CTAAATGTGCGCGTCACGACAATGGACGCGGAACTTGAGTTCGCCATCCAGTCGACGACGACGGGCAAACAATTGTTTGACCAGGTGGTGAAGACGATCGGCCTGCGAGAGGTTTGGTTCTTCGGACTCCAGTACACCGACTCCAAGGGCGACTCCACATGGATCAAGCTGTACAAAAAG GTGATGAACCAGGATGTGAAGAAGGAGAACCCCTTGCAGTTTAGATTCCGTGCCAAATTCTATCCCGAGGATGTGGCCGAGGAGCTGATCCAGGACATTACCCTGCGTCTGTTCTACCTGCAGGTGAAGAATGCCATACTGACCGACGAGATCTACTGTCCGCCAGAGACATCCGTGCTGCTCGCCTCGTACGCCGTCCAGGCGCGTCACGGTGACCACAACAAGACCACCCACACAGCCGGCTTCCTGGCCAACGATCGCCTGCTGCCGCAGCGCGTCATCGACCAGCACAAGATGTCCAAGGACGAGTGGGAGCAGTCGATCATGACCTGGTGGCAGGAGCATCGCAGCATGCTGCGCGAGGACGCCATGATGGAGTATCTGAAGATCGCCCAGGACCTGGAGATGTATGGCGTCAACTACTTTGAGATCCGCAACAAGAAGGGCACGGATCTTTGGCTGGGCGTGGACGCACTCGGTCTGAACATTTACGAGCAAGACGACAGGCTGACGCCGAAGATTGGTTTCCCGTGGTCCGAGATCCGCAACATCTCCTTCTCGGAAAAGAAGTTCATCATCAAGCCGATCGACAAGAAGGCCCCGGACTTTATGTTCTTTGCCCCACGTGTCCGCATCAACAAGCGCATCTTGGCCCTCTGCATGGGCAACCACGAACTGTACATGCGTCGCCGCAAGCCGGACACCATCGATGTGCAGCAGATGAAGGCGCAGGCGCGCGAGGAGAAGAATGCCAAACAGCAGGAACG TGAGAAGCTGCAGCTGGCGCTGGCCGCACGCGAACGCGCTGAAAAGAAGCAGCAGGAGTACGAGGATCGGCTGAAGCAGATGCAGGAGGACATGGAGCGTTCGCAGCGCGACCTGCTTGAGGCCCAGGACATGATCCGCCggctggaggagcagctgaagcAGCTGCAGGCCGCCAAGGATGAGCTGGAGCTGCGCCAGAAGGAGCTGCAGGCGATGCTGCAGCGCCTCGAGGAGGCCAAGAACATGGAGGCCGTCGAGAAGCTCAAGCTCGAGGAGGAGATCATGGCCAAGCAGATGGAGGTGCAGCGCATCCAGGACGAGGTCAACGCCAAGGACGAGGAGACAAAGCGTCTGCAGGACGAGGTGGAAGATGCCCGACGCAAGCAG gCTGAAGCCGCTGCCGCTCTGCTGGCCGCATCGACAACGCCGCAGCACCACCACGTGGCCGAGGATGAGAACGAAAACGAGGAGGAGCTGACGAACGGCGACGCCGGTGGCGATGTGTCACGTGACCTGGACACCGACGAGCATATCAAGGACCCCATCGAGGACAGACGCACGCTGGCCGAGCGCAACGAGCGCTTGCACGATCAGCTTAAG GCTCTGAAACAAGATCTGGCGCAGTCTCGCGACGAGACGAAAGAGACGGCAAACGACAAGATCCATCGCGAGAACGTTCGCCAGGGACGTGACAAGTACAAGACGCTCCGCGAGATCCGCAAGGGCAACACAAAGCGTCGCGTCGATCAGTTCGAGAACATGTAA